A portion of the Limosilactobacillus reuteri genome contains these proteins:
- a CDS encoding 5-formyltetrahydrofolate cyclo-ligase: protein MAYSKKELRQAYIARLQQLDLNTRLYEERKLASLLYDQPEWTGAKTIAVTLSQSFEIDTAPIILHARHKGQQIVVPRTLPHRQMEFVELNEDTDFDETSFGILEPHDGKVYSPDEIDLMVVPGVAFTASGNRLGFGGGYYDRYLKNYKGPKVSMALTTQLAEENEWEPEEFDQRIDKVLYLPEI, encoded by the coding sequence ATGGCTTATTCAAAGAAAGAGTTACGACAAGCATATATTGCGCGCCTTCAACAATTAGATTTAAACACCCGTCTTTACGAAGAGCGAAAATTAGCATCTTTGCTATATGATCAACCTGAATGGACAGGGGCTAAGACAATTGCTGTTACTTTAAGTCAATCTTTTGAAATTGATACTGCACCTATTATCCTTCATGCGCGTCATAAGGGCCAACAGATTGTTGTTCCACGGACGCTGCCACATCGTCAAATGGAATTTGTTGAATTAAATGAAGATACCGATTTCGATGAGACGTCTTTTGGTATTTTAGAGCCACATGATGGCAAAGTTTATTCTCCAGATGAGATTGATTTGATGGTTGTTCCTGGAGTAGCCTTTACCGCATCTGGTAACAGGTTGGGCTTTGGTGGCGGTTATTATGATCGTTACCTAAAAAACTATAAGGGTCCTAAAGTTTCAATGGCATTGACAACGCAACTGGCTGAAGAAAACGAATGGGAACCAGAAGAATTCGATCAGCGGATAGATAAAGTGTTGTATTTACCGGAGATATAG
- the rpmG gene encoding 50S ribosomal protein L33: MRVNITLECTSCHERTYLTSKNRRHNPDRLELNKYCPREQKVTLHRETK, encoded by the coding sequence ATGCGTGTCAACATTACACTTGAATGTACTTCATGCCACGAGCGGACTTACTTAACTAGCAAGAACCGTCGTCATAACCCAGATCGTCTTGAATTAAACAAGTACTGTCCACGGGAACAAAAGGTTACATTACATCGGGAAACTAAGTAA
- a CDS encoding HesB/YadR/YfhF family protein, translating into MKLIITDAASQWFRDEMGLESGNGIKFYGKTYGQTEVHHGFSQGFTREDKPVDPILEVKKDGINYHIDSLDEWFFKDLITTVDYDPQADGPVFHFQHEDGDTPDVAGFVNDADDHSDNKADASTGASQH; encoded by the coding sequence ATGAAATTGATTATTACTGATGCTGCAAGTCAATGGTTTCGTGACGAAATGGGATTAGAATCGGGAAATGGAATAAAGTTTTACGGTAAAACTTATGGTCAAACTGAAGTCCATCATGGTTTTTCACAAGGATTCACTCGTGAAGATAAACCAGTTGATCCAATTTTAGAGGTTAAAAAGGATGGTATTAACTATCACATTGATTCGCTAGATGAGTGGTTCTTTAAGGATCTTATAACTACTGTTGACTATGATCCGCAAGCCGACGGACCGGTTTTTCATTTTCAACATGAAGATGGCGATACACCTGACGTAGCTGGATTTGTTAATGACGCTGATGACCATTCCGATAATAAGGCTGATGCCTCTACTGGAGCATCTCAGCATTAA
- a CDS encoding YfhO family protein yields the protein MFLYQHHRLYRRKILIASFLLPVILMACYFAYRQMTPFGKSSLLTVDLGQQYVDFFSYLRNTILHHPSSFFYSFSKGLGGEMFGTNAYYLLSPLNLILLFFPAQHLATGITIVTLVRYGLAGLSFAWLMQKTELQQGWRILAFSTVYSMNGWMIANQLNMIWQDALILLPLIIWGLLKLIYQNRVGTYISWLAVMLVDNYYMGWMIAIFTILFFLWQTPALASWRQRGVIFLRYLGSSLLAAGISAVILLPTFYALMQSKGTYTETKIHSRFEYFAPKMLGKLVPGSFNFNQMPSGQPNIYIGMLLMLGACLYFFNNRFDLRRRLIGAAISIFFIFSFCYEPLDLLWHAGQFPVWYPYRFSYLFSFWCIYLAAKVLQPDFKIKKRSALILTLLIIAIYWYVGTLNLSYINNNQRNIGLCFALIAVSCLCIPQTNSPRLYDALLVLLAVCDISMSGYTALNKISYVSQPEFGNYTIALDKSIEKLKKHDPGFYRVAKTFMRTKDDPFQADFNSGDHFGSTLEPPIPAFMGAIGQPDGDGFVTYTNGTQVSDALLGYKYTMNARNTSAGQALPLSGFRPDWYSYPLVGSTSAVNLRENPNVLPIAFGANAAILHLQRTTMDPLNYQSQIFQTLAGRPTLHSLFAVQNFNSVKFNNVQSAKQITGTIFRKQNLLKPALVQLEFIPPTNDSYYLTLGPNVEDNATITMNNKKFTQYDTFRNTVVINVAHDQKGQKVLVNLQLKKATLWMQNVSIYQLKQRPFMASLKTLQESPLKISSYRSNRIVGTVNLQRNQRVLMTTIPAAKGWHVKVDGKSTTPQTVLNTFMAIPMSPGKHRVEFYYRPPFLILGLIITVISLGLTGWWVKKEHQTRTMFD from the coding sequence GTGTTTTTATATCAACATCATCGTTTATATCGACGCAAAATTTTGATTGCAAGCTTCCTGCTACCAGTTATTTTGATGGCCTGCTATTTTGCATATCGTCAAATGACTCCCTTTGGCAAAAGCAGTTTATTAACCGTTGATCTTGGTCAACAATATGTCGATTTTTTCAGTTACCTTCGAAATACTATTCTCCACCATCCTAGCAGTTTCTTTTATTCGTTTAGCAAAGGGCTGGGTGGCGAAATGTTTGGAACTAATGCGTATTACTTGCTAAGTCCATTAAACTTAATTTTGTTATTCTTCCCTGCTCAACACCTTGCAACTGGGATAACCATCGTTACACTCGTTCGATACGGTCTAGCGGGATTGAGTTTTGCCTGGTTAATGCAAAAAACTGAGCTACAACAGGGGTGGCGAATTTTAGCATTCAGTACAGTCTACTCAATGAATGGCTGGATGATTGCCAACCAATTAAATATGATTTGGCAAGATGCTTTAATACTTTTGCCGTTAATTATTTGGGGCCTTCTCAAACTTATTTACCAAAATCGAGTTGGAACTTATATCTCTTGGCTAGCCGTAATGCTGGTTGATAATTATTATATGGGCTGGATGATTGCCATCTTTACTATTCTATTTTTCCTCTGGCAAACACCAGCGTTAGCCTCATGGCGACAACGGGGAGTAATTTTTCTCCGCTATCTCGGCAGCTCATTGCTGGCGGCAGGTATTTCAGCAGTCATTTTATTGCCCACTTTCTACGCCTTAATGCAGAGTAAAGGGACGTATACTGAGACCAAGATTCACAGCCGTTTTGAGTACTTTGCTCCTAAAATGCTTGGGAAACTTGTCCCCGGATCATTTAATTTTAATCAAATGCCAAGTGGTCAGCCTAACATTTATATCGGAATGCTATTAATGCTCGGCGCTTGTCTCTACTTCTTCAATAATCGCTTTGACCTTCGTCGTCGTTTAATTGGGGCAGCCATTTCTATTTTCTTTATTTTCTCATTCTGTTACGAACCATTAGATCTTTTATGGCATGCCGGACAGTTTCCAGTTTGGTACCCTTATCGTTTTTCCTACCTTTTCTCTTTCTGGTGCATCTATCTTGCAGCTAAAGTGCTTCAACCTGATTTCAAAATAAAAAAGCGCAGTGCACTTATCCTGACGTTGCTTATTATCGCAATTTACTGGTATGTTGGTACGCTTAACTTATCGTATATTAATAACAATCAACGGAATATCGGCTTATGCTTTGCGCTGATCGCTGTTAGCTGTCTTTGTATTCCCCAAACAAATTCACCGCGCTTATACGATGCGCTTCTTGTTCTCCTTGCTGTCTGTGATATTTCTATGAGTGGGTACACGGCGCTTAATAAGATCTCTTACGTTTCACAACCTGAATTTGGCAACTACACTATCGCTCTTGATAAAAGTATAGAAAAACTAAAGAAACATGATCCAGGTTTCTACCGCGTTGCCAAAACTTTTATGCGCACGAAAGATGATCCCTTTCAAGCAGACTTTAATTCTGGTGACCACTTTGGTTCGACTCTAGAACCGCCAATTCCAGCCTTCATGGGTGCAATTGGGCAGCCAGATGGGGATGGTTTTGTTACGTATACTAATGGAACTCAAGTGAGTGATGCGCTTCTTGGTTACAAATACACTATGAATGCTCGGAATACGTCAGCCGGACAGGCATTACCCCTATCAGGTTTCCGTCCTGATTGGTACAGTTACCCATTAGTAGGATCAACTTCGGCAGTCAATCTCCGTGAGAATCCAAATGTTCTTCCGATCGCATTTGGAGCTAATGCCGCCATCCTTCACCTTCAACGGACAACAATGGATCCGTTAAACTATCAGTCACAGATTTTCCAAACGCTTGCCGGTCGTCCAACACTTCATTCATTATTTGCCGTTCAAAACTTTAATTCCGTTAAATTCAATAATGTTCAAAGTGCTAAGCAAATTACTGGCACGATCTTTAGAAAGCAAAACCTGCTTAAACCAGCATTAGTTCAGCTAGAATTTATTCCGCCAACCAACGATTCTTACTACTTAACACTCGGACCAAACGTTGAGGATAATGCCACAATTACGATGAATAACAAAAAATTCACCCAATATGACACCTTTCGTAATACGGTAGTAATCAACGTTGCTCATGATCAAAAAGGGCAAAAAGTCCTTGTCAATTTGCAACTAAAGAAAGCTACACTTTGGATGCAAAACGTTAGTATCTATCAACTAAAGCAACGACCATTTATGGCCAGCTTAAAGACTCTCCAAGAATCTCCCTTAAAGATTAGTTCATACCGTAGTAATCGGATCGTTGGTACAGTCAATCTCCAGCGTAATCAGCGAGTATTGATGACTACTATTCCTGCTGCCAAGGGTTGGCACGTTAAAGTAGATGGTAAGTCTACTACTCCACAAACCGTGCTTAATACGTTTATGGCTATTCCAATGAGTCCCGGAAAGCATCGGGTTGAATTTTATTATCGGCCACCGTTTCTCATTCTCGGGCTTATAATTACAGTTATAAGTCTCGGTTTAACTGGTTGGTGGGTTAAGAAAGAACATCAAACAAGGACAATGTTTGATTAA
- a CDS encoding peptidoglycan D,D-transpeptidase FtsI family protein, whose product MKENYKTVKFFDRIMNLFGSRTKKRQNAQSIIPFRLNMLLWIVGILLLALTIRLFYLQVLQGTSFKAEVKRSDTTTQTNNVQRGMIYDSQGNVLVGNQTHQAITYTKGANVTTDQLYQIANRLGKYVSVSNKNSRLTDRNEEDYYLADKERLKSVLKHVKTSDADSEDTKYNKALEYLSKHPDSWELTDQQKNNARIYAAMSGAYSLSTTYIKETGVSAKELAAVGEHLNEMPGVKIGTSWTRNYPQGTDIQSLTGTVSTTGLPSDEVNSLLAQGYSRNDSVGQSYLEKQFQSTLAGSKSQTEVTTNGNDVTKEKTKYPGKKGDNLVLTINSKFQKQVQSILKNNYSAAGNQYSTGVYAVVMNPNTGAIYAMAGIDRDPATGKETPDEIGAINHPITMGSVVKPAMVMGALMDGVITPTNNTLTDMPIKLAGTSSKGSWFNHGGSANMAINAATALEVSSNSYMMQLLMKEAGMKYTPNAQITMKPSIFAKARGYFNMFGLGVKTGIDLPGETSGYTGPADQKHIGSALDLSYGNYDGYTLIQLAQYMSTIANGGNRMRPYIVKEIRGTKANGQLGAVEYTTKPQVQLTIPASKADFDVVKQGLYQVVHGSNRYVTGKALASVKPSVSGKTGTAETYYKSHSTTTLSFAGFAPSDNPQVVVALAIPGASNSDGGANLTMAKQIFEAYWKTVQSPKGFGD is encoded by the coding sequence ATGAAGGAGAATTATAAAACTGTGAAATTCTTTGATCGAATAATGAACTTATTTGGTTCACGTACCAAAAAGCGTCAAAATGCGCAGTCAATTATTCCATTCCGGCTGAACATGCTATTATGGATTGTTGGTATTTTGTTATTAGCGTTAACTATTCGACTGTTTTATCTTCAAGTTCTGCAAGGAACATCATTTAAAGCGGAAGTAAAGCGATCAGATACAACAACGCAGACGAATAATGTACAACGGGGGATGATTTATGATTCACAAGGGAATGTTCTTGTTGGTAATCAAACTCATCAAGCCATTACCTATACTAAAGGGGCCAATGTAACTACTGATCAGCTCTATCAGATTGCTAATCGTTTAGGAAAATATGTGTCTGTTTCTAATAAAAATTCGCGCTTAACTGATCGAAATGAAGAGGATTATTACCTTGCTGATAAAGAGCGGCTTAAGAGTGTTTTGAAACATGTTAAGACTTCAGATGCCGATTCTGAAGATACTAAATATAATAAAGCTCTCGAATATTTGAGCAAGCATCCTGATTCATGGGAACTTACAGATCAGCAAAAGAATAATGCTCGAATTTATGCGGCAATGAGTGGAGCATATTCCCTTTCGACAACTTATATTAAAGAAACGGGTGTTAGTGCTAAAGAGCTTGCAGCAGTTGGAGAACACTTGAATGAAATGCCAGGGGTAAAGATTGGAACGTCTTGGACTCGTAATTACCCCCAAGGTACAGATATTCAATCGTTAACAGGAACTGTCTCAACTACTGGTTTACCAAGTGATGAAGTTAACTCATTGCTTGCTCAAGGATATTCTCGAAATGATAGCGTTGGACAAAGTTATCTGGAAAAACAGTTCCAATCAACTTTAGCTGGTTCGAAGTCACAAACTGAAGTTACTACTAACGGAAATGATGTAACTAAAGAAAAGACTAAGTACCCTGGTAAGAAGGGTGATAACCTTGTATTAACGATTAATTCAAAGTTCCAAAAGCAAGTTCAATCGATTTTGAAAAACAATTACTCAGCTGCCGGAAACCAGTATTCCACTGGGGTATATGCAGTAGTAATGAATCCAAATACCGGTGCAATTTATGCGATGGCAGGAATTGACCGTGACCCAGCAACAGGTAAAGAAACCCCTGATGAAATTGGTGCTATCAACCACCCAATTACGATGGGTTCAGTTGTAAAGCCGGCGATGGTCATGGGGGCATTAATGGATGGTGTAATTACGCCAACCAATAATACCTTAACTGATATGCCGATTAAGCTTGCCGGCACTTCATCTAAGGGATCATGGTTTAACCATGGTGGATCAGCAAATATGGCAATTAATGCAGCAACGGCCCTTGAAGTTTCTTCCAACTCCTACATGATGCAACTGCTCATGAAAGAAGCGGGGATGAAATATACACCAAACGCGCAAATTACGATGAAGCCAAGTATTTTTGCTAAAGCGCGGGGTTACTTCAACATGTTTGGACTAGGGGTTAAAACTGGAATCGACTTGCCTGGTGAAACAAGCGGTTATACAGGACCTGCTGACCAAAAGCATATCGGTTCAGCACTTGACTTGTCATATGGTAACTATGATGGTTATACTTTGATTCAACTTGCCCAATATATGTCTACTATTGCTAACGGTGGTAACCGGATGCGTCCATACATTGTTAAAGAAATCCGTGGTACGAAAGCCAATGGTCAACTTGGTGCCGTTGAATATACAACAAAGCCCCAAGTTCAATTAACCATTCCTGCTTCTAAAGCTGACTTTGATGTCGTTAAACAAGGGCTTTATCAAGTGGTTCATGGTTCTAACCGTTATGTTACTGGTAAAGCGTTGGCATCTGTTAAACCATCAGTATCTGGTAAGACAGGGACTGCCGAAACCTACTACAAGTCACACTCAACAACTACGCTAAGTTTTGCTGGATTTGCGCCATCTGATAATCCACAAGTTGTAGTCGCTTTGGCTATTCCAGGAGCTTCAAATTCCGATGGTGGTGCCAACCTGACAATGGCAAAACAAATTTTTGAAGCCTACTGGAAGACTGTTCAGAGTCCTAAGGGTTTTGGTGACTAA